The Theileria annulata chromosome 3, complete sequence, *** SEQUENCING IN PROGRESS *** genome has a segment encoding these proteins:
- a CDS encoding uncharacterized protein (note;~Tap-24g11.q1c.C.cand.51 - score = 257.55), with the protein MVETILGLMRNYIYKQTNYYHYFWLDRLSVSMSKYLFNYRDHLIKLSLKSSKTLYRLNYNYHNPEDSEGSNYKNTNKYSDHVDIVNNYVLSNFNNSFYKLWSYLNCNYKLYSLYSNNCNINPYLNNASPSINNALDSDNTPESDSGYFDETDDYNHLYNLLDDYQIINYDNLLIPMILPLKLIFFNLHYYSSHQIYLNNLEETANKDDVDILKKIVDNIRKIRFISLHNAKGRTLSTFYTMSNITMNEHLNHLSLQLLLEPVKSDLYLLTELNTNLCPYQLNKNITTNVLNLLIRYNNLHKQRKLDNKDSDNNWVILLRLIRYLSSYSKSYVEEAFNIRQDHFELSEKLQMLLKIKDTNNSGGIQPHPILPIYAIAHGSSNDKSQPSYSVSLQHTSTLAKEFMFTKNEILLNNLINIYNVSTLQLTTFHSSNLFGDLLSIYWSGDSLCLCDKFGWIMIYYMKNLLYLNNVPSKNGKSEKDHVPNSIPTICFKTHLTSNYMSWLGEYYVLTLGNGILEESIERDIIFINLTLLNSQKESNSQKESTLQEQESTLQENERNLENQTNLQEESKFQEPKESNFQEQHDTNSFDTTSTDFNVSNTDPNPENSDVEVLDNSELKSVGRDVISSKGLKMFSDNNVPCICIWNLVEYSNNNIPKIKILMSFVHPDNKETKEKDELPKVTSILPIKNDTVTNGSKEVQLEYDLLLFDSMGLLRVFSVTDMDIVFTHALENTAIIAAFMLLNGNIVTVTEDSKIKVYKLVSLYTKPQLIFDTVSIVKQPRSVVSSSSFVSSIGEFISQKFSREKPQQPQQPLKVINVKLYSRQFIAIVYSDEQVSTTQLPNFAVY; encoded by the exons ATGGTGGAGACGATATTGGGATTAATGAggaattatatatataagcAGACGAACT ACTATCATTATTTCTGGCTGGACCGTCTAAGTGTGAGTATGTCGAAGTATCTGTTTAACTACAGAGATCATCTGATAAAGTTATCTCTGAAGTCGTCGAAGACGTTGTATAGGCTAAACTACAACTACCACAACCCAGAGGATTCTGAAGGTTCTAATTACAAGAACACTAATAAGTATAGTGACCACGTTGATATAGTTAACAACTACGTACTGAGTAACTTCAACAACTCATTCTATAAGCTATGGTCATATCTGAATTGCAACTATAAGCTGTACTCACTCTACTCTAACAACTGTAACATTAACCCCTACTTAAATAACGCCTCACCCAGTATTAACAACGCACTAGACTCAGATAACACACCTGAATCAGATAGTGGATACTTTGACGAAACCGACGACTACAACCATTTGTACAACCTTTTGGATGATTATCAGATAATCAACTATGATAACCTTCTCATACCGATGATTCTGCCACTGAAGCTCATCTTCTTCAATTTACACTACTACTCAAGTCACCAGATTTACCTAAACAACCTCGAGGAAACAGCAAATAAGGACGATGTAGACATACTGAAGAAGATTGTGGATAATATTAGGAAAATAAGGTTCATTTCACTACATAACGCAAAGGGAAGAACACTCAGCACCTTTTATACCATGTCAAACATCACGATGAACGAACATTTGAACCACTTATCGCTCCAACTACTTCTAGAACCAGTCAAGAGTGATTTGTACCTATTAACTGAGcttaatacaaatttatgtCCCTATCAACTCAACAAGAACATAACTACAAACGTGCTTAATCTCTTAATTCGGTACAATAACTTGCATAAACAGCGGAAATTGGACAACAAAGACTCGGACAATAATTGGGTTATTCTTTTGAGGCTTATCAGGTACCTGAGCAGTTACTCAAAGTCATATGTTGAGGAGGCATTTAACATCAGACAGGACCACTTTGAGCTTTCTGAGAAGCTCCAAATGCTCCTCAAGATCAAGGACACCAATAATTCTGGAGGAATTCAACCTCACCCTATTCTCCCAATTTACGCAATTGCTCATGGTTCCAGTAATGACAAATCCCAACCCTCATATTCAGTATCACTCCAGCACACTTCAACACTAGCAAAGGAGTTCATGTTTACCAAgaatgaaatattactCAATAACctcattaatatatacaacGTCTCAACATTACAACTTACTACTTTTCACTCAA GTAATTTGTTTGGAGATTTATTGAGTATTTATTGGTCTGGCGATTCATTGTGTTTATGTGATAAGTTTGGCTGgataatgatttattaCATGAAGAACTTGTTATACTTGAACAACGTTCCTTCAAAGAACGGAAAGAGTGAGAAGGATCACGTGCCAAATAGTATACCTACGATTTGCTTCAAGACACACTTGACTTCAAATTACATGTCCTGGCTTGGAGAATATTACGTACTGACATTGGGTAATGGGATCCTGGAGGAATCTATAGAACGAGATATCATATTCATTAATCTCACACTATTAAATTCACAAAAAGAATCCAATTCACAAAAAGAATCTACTTTACAAGAACAAGAATCTACTTTACAAGAAAATGAGCGAAATTTAGAAAACCAAACCAATTTACAAGAGGAATCAAAATTTCAAGAACCTAAAGAATCAAATTTCCAAGAGCAACACGATACAAATTCATTTGATACAACTTCTACAGATTTTAACGTCTCAAATACAGATCCAAACCCTGAAAATTCTGATGTTGAGGTTTTAGATAATTCTGAATTGAAATCGGTGGGACGAGACGTTATAAGTTCCAAGGGTTTGAAGATGTTTTCAGATAACAATGTCCCTTGCATATGCATTTGGAACCTTGTAGAATACAGCAATAACAATATTCCaaagataaaaatactCATGTCATTTGTACACCCAGACAACAAAGAAACGAAAGAAAAGGATGAATTGCCAAAAGTGACGAGTATTTTACCAATTAAAAATGACACAGTGACAAACGGCTCAAAAGAAGTACAACTAGAGTATGATCTCCTGCTGTTTGATTCCATGGGCCTTTTGAGAGTTTTTAGCGTCACTGACATGGACATCGTATTCACCCACGCACTGGAAAACACGGCAATAATCGCAGCCTTCATGTTACTCAACGGGAACATAGTCACCGTTACCGAGGACAGTAAGATTAAGGTATACAAACTCGTAAGCCTGTACACAAAACCTCAGCTGATATTTGACACTGTTTCAATTGTGAAGCAGCCACGCAGCGTGGTGAGCTCATCGTCCTTCGTCTCAAGCATCGGCGAGTTTATCTCGCAGAAATTCTCGAGAGAGAAGCCACAACAGCCACAGCAACCCTTAAAAGTAATCAACGTCAAGTTGTACAGCAGACAATTCATTGCAATTGTCTACTCGGACGAACAAGTTTCAACAACTCAGCTCCCAAACTTCGCcgtatattaa
- a CDS encoding uncharacterized protein (note;~Tap-24g11.q1c.cand.191 - score = 20.35), with product MKVEYISLKCDTVDKCSFFCQTAEKDYNVNGSRKVGRTIERVLSKNGDIIPKSSINWLCSGDKWNSLFVKKGWITGVKGDFIRKMNPMFQFFMNTYAECGGGDLLDSAKNLSVKSSSEMLVVHRTNFFRCKSMKNCDFFTHAFIIDEKFMSFSTLTNFCKGPPLNLAAKDGNLLGILTEVDKEASEKGERISEATAKPMYYYGGPITSDHYYDDLRRGSIVPATNL from the exons ATGAAAGTTGAATACATATCTCTGAAGTGCGACACAGTGGATAAGTGCTCATTTTTCTGCCAAACAGCGGAGAAGGATTACAATGTTAATGGGAGTCGCAAAGTTGGTAGGACTATTGAACGTGTTTTGTCCAAAAATGGTGACATAATACCAAAGTCTTCAATAAATTGGCTGTGTTCTGGAGATAAGTGGAACTCGCTGTTTGTCAAGAAGGGCTGGATAACAGGTGTAAAGGGTGATTTTATTCGTAAAATGAACCCTATGTTTCAGTTTTTCATGAATACCTATGCC GAATGTGGAGGTGGTGATTTACTGGACTCTGCAAAGAACTTATCTGTTAAATCGTCTTCTGAAATGTTAGTTGTTCATCGaacaaatttttttagGTGCAAAAGCATGAAGAATTGCGATTTCTTTACTCAC GCGTTTATCATTGACGAGAAGTTTATGTCATTTTCCACGTTGACGAATTTTTGCAAAG GACCGCCATTGAATTTGGCTGCCAAAGACGGGAATTTACTGGGGATTTTAACCGAGGTTGATAAAGAGGCCAGCGAGAAGGGAGAAAGGATTTCTGAGGCTACTGCGAAACCCATGTACTACTATGGAGGCCCTATAACCAGCGACCATTACTACGATGATCTCAGACGCGGGTCCATCGTACCCGCCactaatttgtaa